The proteins below are encoded in one region of Chitinophagales bacterium:
- the surE gene encoding 5'/3'-nucleotidase SurE has product MSNKPLILVTNDDGITAPGIRALVEAMLPLGDVVVVAPDSPQSGMGHAITINKPLRLVETQDFGSIKSFACSGTPVDCVKLAHNVVLHRKPDLCVSGINHGSNSSINIIYSGTMSAAVEASLESIPSIGFSLSDFAIEADFTAAKHFAYIIAKQVLENGIPKSTLLNVNIPKLPLELIKGMRICRQAVAKWEEEYLERKDPFGRNYYWLTGKFVNHDKGHDTDEWALANDFVSIVPVQHDLTAHHAIPFIYEHWKLDT; this is encoded by the coding sequence ATGAGCAATAAACCGCTAATACTCGTAACCAACGATGACGGCATTACCGCACCGGGCATAAGAGCGCTGGTAGAAGCCATGTTGCCTTTAGGCGATGTAGTAGTGGTAGCACCAGATTCGCCACAATCGGGAATGGGGCACGCCATTACTATAAATAAGCCATTGCGATTGGTAGAAACCCAAGATTTTGGTTCAATAAAATCTTTTGCCTGCTCCGGCACGCCCGTAGATTGCGTAAAACTGGCACACAATGTTGTGCTCCACCGCAAACCCGATTTGTGTGTAAGCGGTATTAACCACGGTTCAAATTCCTCCATCAATATTATCTACAGCGGCACCATGAGCGCAGCTGTAGAAGCCAGTTTAGAAAGTATTCCTTCCATAGGCTTTTCGCTATCAGACTTTGCCATAGAAGCAGATTTTACCGCAGCCAAACATTTTGCTTACATCATTGCCAAGCAAGTATTAGAAAACGGCATTCCAAAATCTACACTCCTAAACGTAAACATTCCCAAACTACCACTCGAACTCATAAAAGGAATGCGCATTTGCAGGCAAGCTGTGGCAAAATGGGAAGAAGAATACCTCGAACGCAAAGACCCATTTGGCAGAAACTACTACTGGCTTACCGGAAAATTCGTAAACCACGATAAAGGGCACGATACCGATGAATGGGCATTGGCAAACGATTTTGTAAGCATTGTTCCTGTACAGCACGATCTTACAGCACACCACGCCATTCCATTTATTTATGAGCACTGGAAGTTAGATACCTAA
- a CDS encoding GH3 auxin-responsive promoter family protein encodes MGLKALAVKLAASLTVPTLYKEQKNAVQLQREIMHNLLQQAANTNFGKAHHFSSIRTYGDFTRAIPVRDYEGIKHYIEQIAEGQDNVLWQGKPLYFCKSSGTTSGTKYIPLTQASINEQIRAARNALFCYVYETGKATFFDKKMIFLQGSPELDTHGKINSGRLSGIVYHHVPQWLNKNRMPSYRTNCIEDWETKVEAIAKETMQENMSLISGIPPWVVMYFETLLQHSGKAFVKDIFPNFELFVYGGVNYEPYRARIEQLIGKKIPSIETYPASEGFIAFQDSQLHEGLLLNVNAGIFFEFIKTEDYGKPNAPRIMLQDVQVGVNYALILSSNAGLWAYDIGDTVKFVSTNPYRIIVTGRVKHFTSAFGEHVIAEEVEFALNEAIKKHGGSVTEFTVAPMVNPPGELSYHEWLIEFQTPPTDVEAFARTADEILQQKNVYYYDLRIGNMLQQLKLSILKTGAFNDYMKSIGKLGGQNKVPRLSNDRVIADKLLHFQ; translated from the coding sequence ATGGGTTTAAAAGCTTTAGCAGTAAAATTGGCAGCTTCGCTCACTGTACCTACATTGTATAAAGAACAAAAAAATGCAGTGCAGTTGCAAAGAGAAATTATGCATAATCTATTGCAGCAAGCGGCCAACACCAACTTTGGGAAAGCCCACCATTTTAGCTCCATTAGAACTTATGGCGATTTCACACGTGCCATTCCCGTTCGCGACTATGAAGGCATAAAACACTACATTGAACAAATTGCCGAAGGACAAGACAACGTACTCTGGCAAGGTAAACCACTTTATTTCTGCAAAAGCAGCGGCACCACTTCTGGCACTAAATACATCCCACTCACCCAAGCGAGCATAAACGAGCAAATTCGAGCCGCACGCAACGCTTTATTTTGCTATGTGTACGAAACCGGAAAGGCAACTTTCTTCGATAAAAAAATGATATTCCTGCAAGGCAGTCCTGAGTTAGATACCCACGGAAAAATAAATTCCGGCAGGCTCAGTGGTATTGTATATCACCATGTGCCGCAATGGCTCAATAAAAATAGAATGCCTTCGTACCGCACCAATTGTATAGAAGATTGGGAAACAAAAGTAGAAGCCATTGCCAAAGAAACCATGCAGGAAAACATGAGCCTTATTAGCGGTATTCCACCTTGGGTAGTTATGTATTTTGAAACCCTGCTGCAACACAGCGGCAAAGCATTTGTAAAAGACATTTTTCCAAACTTTGAACTCTTCGTTTACGGAGGCGTAAACTACGAACCTTACCGCGCACGTATAGAGCAACTTATAGGCAAAAAAATACCGTCTATAGAAACTTACCCGGCAAGCGAAGGCTTTATTGCATTCCAAGACTCGCAGCTACACGAAGGTTTACTACTCAATGTAAATGCAGGCATATTTTTTGAGTTTATTAAAACTGAAGATTATGGCAAACCAAATGCACCGCGCATTATGCTGCAAGATGTGCAAGTTGGTGTAAACTATGCCCTTATTCTATCTTCCAATGCAGGACTTTGGGCTTACGATATTGGCGACACCGTAAAATTTGTTTCTACCAATCCATATAGAATTATTGTAACCGGAAGAGTAAAACATTTCACCTCTGCCTTTGGTGAACATGTAATTGCCGAGGAAGTAGAATTTGCACTCAACGAAGCCATAAAAAAACACGGTGGTTCTGTTACCGAGTTTACCGTAGCACCTATGGTAAATCCACCGGGCGAATTAAGCTACCACGAATGGCTTATAGAATTCCAAACACCGCCAACCGATGTAGAAGCCTTTGCCCGCACGGCAGATGAAATACTGCAGCAAAAAAATGTGTATTACTACGACCTGCGCATAGGCAATATGCTACAACAGTTAAAACTTTCCATTCTTAAAACCGGTGCCTTCAACGATTATATGAAAAGCATAGGCAAATTAGGCGGGCAAAACAAAGTACCTCGTCTTAGCAACGATAGAGTTATTGCCGATAAACTATTGCACTTCCAATAG
- a CDS encoding TonB-dependent receptor — MHKIYSALIGCLFASLFTAAQKPACRLQLKGKIHDAHSSKALDFAALHIVETKQETLADEYGKFTFRNLCVGKYTLHISHVGCEPELYEVYITKDTVLALTMHHTEAALDEVVIEQHRNDQQVTVSTTKLQSKNLEKLRGLSLGETLKNIPGVASLNTGSNISKPIVHGLQGVRVLLLNNGIRQEAQQWGNEHAPEIDPFMAQKITIIKGANTVRYGSDAIGGVILLEPNSLPNQAAINGELHYVLQSNNAEQSISGTIEGNHQKISALAWRVQGTYRRGGNAKTARYWLSNTGVEEGNFSTTVGWNKKQYGIEIFYSRFQTDIGILSSSHFGNLTDLQRAIANGNPTDSATFSFRIGVPRQHVVHNLLKATARINTSELGELKILFAYQHNLRREFDKHRAYNSNATLETKPGAELGIQTITTDVVWEHKRIKQFAGMLGINFSTQTNNQKYSNIIPPFWNFNGGIFWIERWQYRQLEIEAGLRFDYRWQQAYLPKEQPSFNYAVPSGSIGAEYHFTEKIKWNVQVASAWRAPNMVELFAAGVHHGAASYDKGNRKLTPEISINMASAFELSSAWINLHAAFYQNFIQQFIYIKPSLQTIETIRGTFPVFEYTQANVSLTGGDIDLEIKPFKGFQINSKISLLRAWNRSAHEGLIWMPPQRFENGLRYSFSPSKKIANLYIGTSVLYVMKQLLAPPNQDFAPPPPAYWLLNAEAGFEINTRMPQPIAIHLAATNLLNTSYRDYLNRFRYFSDAQGLNIALRVHIPFTFQTIKKQ, encoded by the coding sequence ATGCACAAGATTTACTCAGCACTCATTGGGTGCTTGTTTGCAAGCTTATTTACCGCAGCACAAAAACCGGCCTGCCGCTTGCAGCTAAAAGGAAAAATACACGATGCCCACAGCAGCAAAGCATTAGACTTTGCAGCTCTTCATATTGTAGAAACTAAACAAGAAACCTTAGCAGATGAATACGGAAAATTCACATTCAGAAACTTATGTGTAGGCAAATACACTTTACACATATCGCATGTAGGCTGCGAACCGGAGTTGTATGAAGTTTATATTACAAAAGATACCGTGCTTGCTTTAACCATGCACCATACCGAAGCTGCACTAGACGAAGTGGTAATTGAACAACATCGAAACGACCAGCAAGTAACCGTAAGCACCACAAAACTACAATCTAAAAACTTAGAAAAATTGCGGGGCTTATCGCTGGGCGAAACACTCAAGAATATTCCTGGCGTAGCATCGCTCAACACAGGCTCCAATATTTCAAAACCAATTGTACATGGCTTGCAGGGAGTGCGCGTGCTGCTTTTAAACAACGGAATACGGCAAGAAGCCCAACAATGGGGCAACGAACACGCACCGGAAATAGACCCCTTTATGGCTCAAAAAATAACCATCATTAAAGGAGCCAATACCGTGCGCTATGGCAGCGATGCCATTGGCGGAGTTATACTCCTAGAGCCCAACTCCTTGCCCAATCAAGCAGCCATAAATGGCGAACTGCATTATGTATTGCAAAGCAATAATGCAGAGCAAAGCATAAGCGGCACCATAGAAGGAAATCACCAAAAAATTTCTGCATTGGCATGGCGCGTACAAGGCACCTACCGCAGAGGCGGAAATGCAAAAACAGCACGCTATTGGCTCAGCAATACAGGTGTAGAAGAAGGCAATTTCTCTACAACCGTGGGCTGGAATAAAAAACAATATGGCATTGAAATTTTTTACTCTCGCTTTCAAACAGATATCGGTATTTTATCGTCTTCGCACTTTGGGAATCTCACAGATTTACAACGAGCCATTGCCAACGGAAATCCAACCGATAGTGCTACTTTCTCTTTTAGAATTGGTGTGCCGCGCCAGCATGTTGTACATAACTTACTGAAAGCTACTGCACGTATAAACACTTCGGAACTTGGAGAGCTTAAAATACTCTTTGCTTACCAGCACAACCTACGCAGAGAATTTGACAAACACCGCGCTTACAACTCCAATGCAACCTTAGAAACCAAACCCGGAGCAGAGCTTGGCATACAAACCATTACAACCGATGTAGTATGGGAACACAAGCGGATAAAGCAATTTGCAGGCATGCTGGGTATTAATTTTTCCACGCAAACCAACAACCAAAAATACAGCAATATCATACCGCCATTTTGGAATTTTAATGGTGGAATTTTTTGGATAGAGCGCTGGCAATACCGCCAATTAGAAATAGAAGCCGGCCTGCGGTTCGACTACCGTTGGCAGCAAGCCTATTTACCCAAAGAGCAGCCAAGTTTCAACTATGCAGTACCCTCCGGAAGCATTGGTGCAGAATACCACTTTACCGAAAAAATAAAATGGAATGTACAAGTAGCATCTGCATGGCGTGCACCTAATATGGTAGAACTTTTTGCAGCAGGCGTGCACCACGGAGCAGCATCATACGATAAAGGCAACCGAAAACTAACGCCCGAAATTTCAATCAATATGGCATCGGCATTTGAACTTTCATCGGCATGGATAAATCTTCATGCCGCATTTTACCAAAACTTCATTCAGCAGTTTATTTACATAAAGCCTTCGCTGCAAACCATTGAAACTATTCGGGGCACTTTTCCTGTATTTGAATACACACAAGCCAATGTTTCGCTCACCGGAGGCGATATTGATCTAGAGATAAAGCCCTTTAAAGGTTTTCAAATCAATAGTAAAATATCGCTCCTGCGCGCCTGGAACCGCAGTGCACACGAAGGACTTATTTGGATGCCGCCACAGCGCTTCGAAAATGGATTGCGCTATTCTTTTTCACCTTCAAAAAAAATAGCAAATCTCTACATAGGTACATCAGTACTATATGTAATGAAACAATTACTGGCGCCTCCCAACCAAGACTTTGCTCCGCCACCACCCGCTTACTGGCTATTGAATGCCGAGGCAGGGTTTGAAATAAATACCCGTATGCCACAGCCAATTGCTATTCACCTTGCTGCAACCAACTTACTTAACACTTCTTATCGCGATTACCTCAATCGTTTTCGATACTTTAGTGATGCGCAAGGACTAAACATAGCATTGCGCGTTCACATTCCATTTACTTTTCAAACCATAAAAAAACAATAA
- a CDS encoding gliding motility-associated C-terminal domain-containing protein, protein MKNIWIAWCVVFCAQLAWAQAIPAPKLQCVNNDALNSNVMLHWSNSGNPCGGTFNGYKIYAASTFNGTYTLVTTITNENQTNYIDAGRLSQGNKWFYYMEADYDCPGFQTLQSDTIENAPPATPEIVSVDVTPSNQVVINWQQSISPQTNQYILYYALPNGNAQPFDTILGRATISATDASVDPTISSIAYTIAAADSCNKISSFNIKPQRTMLLTYATSQCERSINLKWTRYENWNAGIKEYRILVSKNLQPFEVVGTTDTAAQVFSFSNFNDGDSLCISIVAVNAGDTNIVSHSNYACFVPSIVQSPNYLYPVNASVNIDNTVSVTWLVDSTSELLFYQVDGSNNGAQFNLLEQYNVPSPLTQFETYIDSASLPQTNSIFYRVIAIDSCNNKYPSTDSVQTVNLNGELLDYYVSGLNWNDFAAKFTNILYWRLYRNFGSGNFQLIKTLPAGINETADSLQAFLSEKGQFCYRIEAVYQIDIPGLYQDTLSSFSNVFCIDHRPIIYIPNAFAPNGVNNIFKPTIIFGSPSNYSMTIWNRWGAQIFESNSPDIGWDGTQNGKDVQMGAYAYLIKFIASDGVNIERKGMVMLVK, encoded by the coding sequence ATGAAAAATATATGGATAGCATGGTGTGTTGTATTTTGCGCTCAATTAGCATGGGCGCAAGCTATTCCTGCGCCTAAGTTGCAATGTGTAAACAACGATGCCCTCAACTCAAATGTAATGTTGCATTGGAGCAATTCCGGCAACCCATGCGGAGGCACTTTCAACGGCTATAAAATTTATGCTGCAAGTACTTTCAACGGCACTTACACGCTGGTAACTACCATTACCAACGAAAACCAAACTAACTATATAGATGCCGGAAGACTCAGCCAAGGCAATAAATGGTTTTATTATATGGAGGCCGACTACGATTGCCCCGGATTTCAAACACTACAATCCGATACCATAGAAAACGCCCCACCTGCCACACCCGAAATTGTAAGCGTAGATGTTACCCCCTCCAACCAAGTTGTAATTAACTGGCAGCAAAGTATTTCGCCACAAACCAACCAATACATACTGTATTATGCATTACCCAACGGCAATGCACAACCTTTCGATACTATTTTAGGAAGGGCTACCATTAGTGCTACAGATGCTTCGGTAGATCCCACCATTTCTTCTATTGCTTATACCATAGCCGCTGCCGACAGTTGTAATAAAATAAGCTCATTCAATATTAAACCGCAACGCACCATGTTGCTTACTTATGCAACATCGCAATGCGAACGCAGCATAAACTTAAAATGGACACGCTACGAAAATTGGAATGCCGGAATTAAAGAATACCGAATTTTAGTAAGCAAAAATCTTCAACCGTTTGAAGTGGTGGGCACTACAGATACCGCAGCACAAGTTTTTTCTTTCAGCAACTTCAACGATGGCGATTCGCTCTGCATAAGCATTGTGGCCGTAAACGCTGGCGATACCAATATAGTTTCGCACTCAAACTATGCCTGCTTTGTGCCATCCATTGTACAAAGCCCCAATTACCTTTATCCGGTAAATGCCAGCGTAAATATTGACAATACCGTATCGGTTACTTGGCTGGTAGATAGTACTTCCGAACTGCTTTTTTACCAAGTAGATGGCAGCAATAACGGAGCGCAGTTTAACTTGCTGGAACAATACAACGTTCCTTCTCCACTCACGCAATTTGAAACTTACATAGACTCAGCCTCTTTGCCGCAAACCAATTCTATTTTTTATAGAGTAATTGCTATAGATAGCTGTAACAATAAATATCCATCTACCGATTCGGTACAAACCGTAAACTTAAATGGCGAACTATTAGATTACTATGTGAGCGGACTCAACTGGAATGATTTTGCCGCAAAATTTACCAATATTCTTTACTGGCGACTATACCGAAACTTTGGCTCCGGTAACTTTCAACTTATTAAAACCCTACCTGCCGGAATAAACGAAACAGCAGATTCGCTACAAGCATTTTTAAGTGAAAAAGGTCAATTCTGCTATCGTATAGAAGCCGTTTACCAAATAGATATTCCTGGGCTTTACCAAGATACGCTCAGCAGTTTCTCTAATGTATTTTGTATAGACCACCGCCCTATAATTTATATACCAAATGCCTTTGCTCCCAATGGCGTAAATAATATCTTTAAACCAACCATTATTTTTGGCTCGCCATCGAATTACAGCATGACTATTTGGAATCGCTGGGGCGCGCAAATTTTTGAAAGCAACTCCCCCGATATCGGTTGGGACGGCACACAAAATGGTAAAGACGTGCAAATGGGCGCTTATGCATACCTCATAAAATTCATTGCTTCCGATGGTGTAAACATCGAAAGAAAAGGTATGGTAATGCTTGTGAAATAA
- a CDS encoding PAS domain S-box protein, producing MFLFEENNTTFSPNHLVTLKNELNAILNTAGQSAILLNCQLEIRFFSNGILELYNISQKDIGKKISEVQGYFTECDVTEYANKILEKNIGYKGKITTSKGKHYMKRMAPYRNENNEIIGIIVAFTDVTDLENAQMALELSENRFRDMTDVAVDYFFELSKDGTIVYVSPSIKDSLGYNKEDVLGRKISEFMPPNEASYVIRHAIKHTHNSDTYPPVTHHVLRKDGTLIVVEARGKVIRNKDGNIVGFRAINRNITDRISTEKEQEHLNRLLEQKVAERTKELEEKQRQLEEAQRIGRIGSWVWNLNTEYAVCSDMMIEILGIEKKDKVYFEDFKQSIHPKDFNNILQTAEIAMKDGDISYQSEYRILSKTGEILHIEATVYIVRNTEGKPIKLVGTAHDISQLRQQESERKKLIKDLLQQNKELQQFNYIVSHNLRSPVANLIGLSKLYRNGIASQRNDQILENILESAEGLDTVIKDLSQILQLRSGINEERQLVNLQDVFSTVIKTINTQIQQVGADISTNFNSIKEFNTVKSYLNSILYNLVSNALKYRHPDRKCSIEIECKQVDKYVCLSVRDNGIGFDADKYKDNIFGLYKRFHTHVEGKGIGLYLVKVQAEALGGWVEVESKINHGTKFTVFIANNSSIN from the coding sequence ATGTTTCTTTTTGAAGAAAATAACACCACCTTTTCGCCCAACCATTTAGTTACGCTAAAAAATGAACTGAATGCCATTTTAAATACTGCCGGCCAATCGGCAATTTTACTGAACTGCCAATTAGAAATTCGTTTTTTTTCAAATGGTATTTTAGAACTCTACAATATCTCGCAAAAAGATATTGGTAAGAAAATAAGCGAAGTTCAAGGTTATTTTACAGAGTGCGATGTAACCGAGTATGCCAATAAGATTTTAGAAAAGAATATTGGTTACAAAGGTAAAATTACCACCTCCAAGGGTAAACATTACATGAAGCGAATGGCACCCTACAGAAATGAGAACAACGAAATTATAGGTATTATAGTAGCCTTTACCGATGTTACCGATTTAGAAAATGCTCAAATGGCATTGGAGCTAAGCGAAAATCGCTTTCGCGATATGACCGATGTGGCTGTAGATTACTTTTTTGAGTTATCAAAAGACGGCACCATTGTATATGTAAGCCCCAGTATAAAAGACAGTTTAGGCTATAACAAAGAAGATGTATTGGGTAGAAAAATTTCGGAATTTATGCCGCCCAACGAAGCCAGCTATGTAATTAGGCATGCTATAAAACACACGCACAACAGCGATACTTACCCACCCGTAACCCACCACGTTTTACGAAAAGACGGAACTCTTATTGTAGTAGAAGCCAGAGGAAAAGTAATTCGCAATAAAGATGGGAATATTGTTGGCTTCAGAGCCATTAACCGAAATATTACCGACCGTATTTCTACCGAAAAAGAACAAGAACACCTTAACCGTTTACTAGAACAAAAAGTAGCCGAGCGCACCAAAGAATTAGAAGAAAAACAACGCCAATTAGAAGAAGCTCAAAGAATTGGGAGAATAGGAAGTTGGGTATGGAATTTAAATACCGAGTATGCCGTTTGCAGCGATATGATGATTGAAATACTCGGTATAGAAAAAAAGGATAAAGTGTATTTTGAAGACTTTAAACAAAGCATACATCCAAAAGATTTCAATAACATTTTGCAAACAGCAGAAATTGCCATGAAAGATGGCGATATAAGCTACCAAAGCGAATACCGTATCCTTTCTAAAACCGGAGAAATTTTACATATAGAAGCCACAGTTTATATTGTTAGAAACACCGAAGGGAAACCCATAAAACTTGTAGGAACAGCACACGACATCTCGCAATTGAGGCAACAAGAATCGGAGCGTAAAAAACTCATAAAAGACTTGCTGCAGCAAAACAAAGAACTACAACAGTTCAACTATATTGTATCGCACAACTTGCGCTCTCCGGTGGCAAACTTAATTGGTCTATCGAAATTGTACCGCAATGGAATTGCCAGCCAGCGCAACGACCAAATCTTAGAAAACATATTGGAAAGTGCCGAAGGCTTAGATACTGTAATTAAAGATTTAAGCCAGATTCTGCAACTCCGCTCCGGCATTAACGAAGAGCGCCAATTAGTAAACCTGCAAGATGTTTTTTCAACCGTAATAAAAACCATCAATACCCAAATACAGCAAGTTGGAGCCGATATTTCTACCAACTTCAACAGTATAAAAGAATTCAACACCGTAAAAAGCTACCTCAACAGTATTTTATATAACCTTGTTTCTAATGCACTAAAATACAGGCATCCCGATAGAAAATGCAGTATTGAAATTGAATGTAAACAAGTTGATAAATACGTTTGCCTTTCGGTGCGCGACAACGGTATTGGCTTTGATGCCGATAAGTATAAAGACAATATCTTTGGCTTATACAAACGATTCCACACACATGTAGAAGGAAAAGGCATTGGCTTGTATTTGGTGAAAGTGCAGGCAGAAGCATTAGGCGGTTGGGTGGAAGTAGAAAGTAAAATAAACCACGGCACAAAGTTTACGGTGTTTATTGCAAACAATTCTTCTATAAACTAA